The proteins below are encoded in one region of Diorhabda carinulata isolate Delta chromosome 3, icDioCari1.1, whole genome shotgun sequence:
- the LOC130891254 gene encoding HIG1 domain family member 2A: MSSKDNSNEEMENFDWITLKNDMDAIAPVETQREKFIRKFKSNPFVPIGCLATTLALTYGLWCFRTGQKKMSQYMMRTRIAAQGLTVLALVTGIGLSAQKANKKDQ, translated from the exons atgtccTCTAAAGATAATTCtaatgaagaaatggaaaattttgattggattacattaaaaaatgatatGGATGCAATTGCCCCAGTTGAGACTCAACGggaaaaatttataagaaaattcaaatcaaatcctTTCGTACCTATCG gttgTCTAGCAACAACCTTAGCACTCACTTATGGTTTGTGGTGTTTTAGGACTGGCCAAAAAAAGATGTCACAGTATATGATGAGAACAAGAATAGCAGCACAAGGGCTTACAGTATTAGCACTAGTAACAGGTATTGGATTGAGCGCTCAAAAAGCTAATAAAAAGGACCAATAA